One Prosthecobacter debontii DNA window includes the following coding sequences:
- the vccC gene encoding Verru_Chthon cassette protein C, with amino-acid sequence MISMHHQLSIAAGEKAISRVQRRRENLSTRYGFTLVELLVSMGVLSILMLVAMTALETTQRSWRETKSKVDQFREARIAFETITRNLSQATLNTYWDYFYAETQSNQPPSDVSVSPAGYVRQSELDFQILPAVELTPGGDVSHKPGHALFFQAPLGLSQSYRGLGHLLNARGYYVHFESNVERRPAFLPGGVIPVKHRYRLMEYRPPAERVAQQGDDLLGNAVYTQRHWYQQNLEAVSRPIADNILLLLFSAQVPSDTLSPESGRKAYWIAPGYRYNSRDVENQTPDVESPVVRTDGSIHQGTQHLLPPQVRVTLVAGEEDSTRQWLGRGGDAEALALSQLAEAPFEDAQHYERDLDRLKQYLNRQRVNYRVFTTTITLRNAAWDSSTY; translated from the coding sequence ATGATCTCCATGCATCATCAGCTTTCAATTGCCGCTGGGGAAAAAGCCATTTCACGGGTCCAGCGTAGGCGTGAGAATCTCTCGACAAGATATGGTTTCACTCTGGTGGAATTACTCGTGTCAATGGGAGTGCTCTCGATCTTAATGCTCGTGGCTATGACGGCCTTAGAGACAACCCAACGTTCGTGGCGGGAGACAAAGAGTAAAGTGGACCAGTTCCGCGAAGCGAGGATTGCTTTTGAAACGATCACTCGAAATCTCTCGCAAGCCACGCTCAATACCTACTGGGATTATTTCTATGCTGAAACTCAGTCTAACCAACCCCCATCTGACGTGAGTGTATCCCCGGCTGGCTACGTGCGCCAGTCGGAGTTGGATTTTCAGATCTTACCTGCAGTCGAGTTGACACCTGGGGGCGATGTTTCCCACAAACCCGGGCACGCTCTTTTTTTTCAAGCTCCTTTAGGGTTGAGTCAATCTTACCGTGGACTGGGACATCTGTTAAACGCACGTGGTTACTACGTGCACTTCGAGAGCAATGTAGAACGGCGGCCTGCTTTTCTGCCTGGGGGAGTCATTCCGGTAAAACATCGCTACCGCTTGATGGAGTATCGCCCCCCCGCGGAAAGAGTGGCTCAACAGGGAGATGATCTGCTGGGTAACGCCGTTTACACTCAACGTCACTGGTATCAGCAAAATCTGGAAGCGGTCTCACGCCCGATCGCAGACAACATCCTGCTTCTGCTGTTCTCAGCTCAAGTGCCATCGGACACGCTGTCTCCGGAGTCGGGCCGGAAAGCTTACTGGATTGCACCTGGATACCGCTACAATTCTCGAGATGTCGAGAATCAGACCCCCGATGTAGAAAGTCCTGTGGTGCGTACAGATGGCAGCATTCATCAGGGGACACAGCATCTATTGCCCCCTCAGGTGCGAGTGACCTTGGTGGCTGGAGAGGAGGACTCCACACGCCAGTGGTTAGGCCGCGGTGGCGATGCTGAGGCACTGGCCCTCAGTCAACTCGCTGAAGCTCCTTTCGAAGATGCTCAGCATTATGAAAGAGATCTGGATCGCCTGAAGCAGTATCTCAATCGGCAGCGGGTAAATTATCGGGTCTTTACCACCACCATCACTCTCCGCAATGCGGCATGGGACAGCAGCACTTACTGA
- a CDS encoding low molecular weight protein-tyrosine-phosphatase, whose product MASPTFKLLFVCLGNICRSPAAEGVMKQVVKDAGLADAVFIDSAGTAGWHTGKRADQRMRAAAANRGLELTSLARQVQDRDLADFDLVLVMDRSNQADIRAFDRQGRYQDKVRLFCDFCTEHEETEVPDPYYGGAEGFEKVLDLLEDGCAGVLQRVQQRLASSH is encoded by the coding sequence ATGGCCTCGCCCACCTTTAAGCTCCTCTTTGTCTGTCTCGGTAACATCTGTCGTTCGCCAGCGGCGGAGGGGGTGATGAAGCAGGTGGTGAAGGACGCGGGGCTAGCCGATGCGGTCTTCATTGATTCCGCCGGCACAGCGGGCTGGCATACCGGAAAGCGGGCCGACCAGCGCATGCGTGCGGCTGCGGCGAATCGGGGTCTGGAGCTGACGAGCTTAGCTCGACAGGTGCAGGATCGTGATTTGGCTGACTTTGATCTGGTCCTGGTGATGGATCGCAGCAATCAGGCGGATATCCGTGCCTTTGATCGTCAGGGGCGTTATCAGGATAAGGTCCGGCTTTTTTGTGACTTCTGCACGGAGCATGAGGAGACGGAGGTGCCTGATCCCTACTACGGCGGTGCTGAGGGTTTTGAAAAGGTGCTCGACCTGCTTGAGGATGGCTGTGCCGGGGTGCTGCAGCGGGTGCAGCAAAGACTGGCCTCTTCCCATTGA
- a CDS encoding sugar ABC transporter substrate-binding protein: MNARILLVLTSCALSLATGWVLSRGKAGDTGPRSSLVIGLSMDTLKEERWIGDRDLFVAKAKELGAEVMVESANSDDTRQLRDVESLITRGVDALVIIPHNGAAMARAVEMAHAEGIPVLSYDRLITGADTDLYITFDNVKVGELQAQFIADRLPASGKLRLIRIYGAKTDNNAVLFKQGQDNILKPLIEAGRIEVVFEDWAEDWKPENAKKITNAAITKAGQGIDAILASNDGTAGGAIQALIEEGLAGKVIVTGQDADLAGCQRIVAGTQTMTVYKPLKQLATQAAALAVKLASGRPIIAQEASDNGKIQVPSVFLPIIAVTQDNLRETVIQDGFRAEKDVYVK, encoded by the coding sequence ATGAATGCCCGTATTCTTCTCGTCCTCACCTCCTGCGCTTTGAGTCTGGCCACCGGCTGGGTTCTGTCTCGTGGCAAGGCGGGCGACACCGGGCCTCGGAGTTCCTTGGTCATCGGCCTGAGCATGGACACGCTCAAGGAGGAGCGTTGGATCGGAGACCGGGACCTGTTTGTGGCGAAGGCCAAAGAACTCGGTGCCGAGGTGATGGTGGAGTCTGCGAACAGTGACGACACACGCCAACTCCGTGATGTGGAGAGCCTCATCACACGGGGAGTGGATGCCTTGGTGATCATCCCTCACAACGGTGCCGCCATGGCGCGTGCGGTGGAGATGGCTCACGCGGAGGGCATTCCCGTGCTGTCGTATGATCGCCTGATCACGGGTGCGGATACGGATCTCTACATCACCTTTGACAATGTGAAGGTGGGAGAACTGCAGGCTCAATTCATTGCGGATCGTCTGCCTGCCAGTGGCAAACTGCGTCTGATCCGCATCTATGGGGCGAAGACCGACAACAATGCGGTGCTTTTCAAACAGGGACAGGATAACATCCTCAAGCCGCTGATCGAGGCAGGACGCATCGAAGTCGTGTTTGAAGATTGGGCGGAGGATTGGAAACCCGAAAACGCCAAGAAGATCACCAATGCAGCAATCACGAAAGCCGGGCAGGGGATTGACGCGATCTTGGCAAGCAACGACGGCACGGCCGGAGGTGCGATTCAGGCCCTGATTGAGGAAGGCTTGGCTGGCAAGGTTATCGTCACCGGGCAAGATGCGGACTTGGCTGGCTGTCAGCGCATCGTGGCAGGAACTCAGACGATGACCGTTTACAAGCCGCTCAAACAGCTTGCGACTCAAGCGGCAGCCTTGGCCGTTAAGTTAGCGTCAGGTCGTCCGATCATTGCCCAAGAAGCCAGTGACAACGGCAAGATCCAAGTGCCCTCGGTCTTTCTCCCCATCATTGCGGTGACTCAGGACAATCTCCGCGAGACGGTGATCCAGGATGGATTCCGTGCGGAGAAAGATGTGTATGTGAAGTGA
- a CDS encoding response regulator: MKKANPLESQHVPGRRHNGQIRTILIEDSTAMRVMLAAAVQESPALDLLDQFGSAEDALANVARLMPDVAVVDILLPGMDGISCISALKKEVPGCQILMLTAFEDSEKVFSALKAGASGYLIKSSNPNDLVQSIQDVWAGGAPMSASVARRVVESFHESAQSPRLYPLTAREEEILGFLAQGYLTKEIAGRVGVSYATVRFHLRNIYTKLHVNSRTQAVLKYMS; the protein is encoded by the coding sequence ATGAAAAAAGCCAACCCGCTAGAGAGTCAGCATGTGCCAGGTCGGCGGCACAACGGACAGATTCGAACCATTCTGATCGAGGACAGCACTGCGATGCGAGTGATGCTCGCTGCTGCAGTGCAAGAGTCGCCGGCGCTAGACTTGTTGGATCAGTTTGGCAGTGCGGAAGATGCTCTGGCCAATGTTGCCAGGCTCATGCCAGATGTGGCCGTGGTGGATATTCTCCTGCCGGGCATGGATGGGATCAGTTGTATTTCCGCACTGAAAAAGGAGGTTCCCGGCTGCCAGATTCTCATGCTGACGGCTTTCGAAGATTCTGAAAAGGTGTTCAGCGCCTTGAAAGCTGGTGCGAGCGGATATTTGATCAAGAGTTCCAACCCGAACGACCTTGTGCAGAGCATTCAAGATGTCTGGGCGGGCGGAGCCCCCATGAGCGCCTCAGTCGCGCGGAGGGTCGTCGAATCCTTTCATGAGTCTGCTCAAAGTCCCCGCCTCTATCCACTGACTGCTCGCGAGGAAGAGATCTTGGGGTTTTTAGCACAGGGATATTTGACCAAAGAGATCGCTGGGCGAGTGGGGGTCAGCTATGCCACCGTTCGCTTCCACCTGCGGAATATCTACACCAAGCTGCATGTGAATAGCCGCACACAAGCGGTCCTAAAGTATATGTCTTGA
- a CDS encoding DUF1553 domain-containing protein has translation MLNAIPRTLRWLLPLLPAAGFGAVAEPADFFEKRIRPLLLEHCMECHGAEKQKGSLRLDHRAGWETGGDSGPSIVPGRLDESLLWKAVSYADRDLKMPPKQKLPESALQDLKAWISSGAHDPRDQAPEASGAYSSPKADGSFWSFQSPKVTQPPPVQQRKWPANTIDQFILARLERAGGQPEEQAPSSVLVRRLAFDLTGLPPERVSTQDLSDAEYEAMVDSLLASPAFAERWASHFMDITRFAESSGGGRSLPFKDAWRFRDYLLETLQADVPVDRMIMQMIAGDLLPAKTASERRQNLTATGFLALGPTNYEEQDKQMLRMDIVDEQLDTLGKSFMGMTIGCARCHDHKFDPISTRDYYALAGIMRSTKTLKNYTDNVAHWIDTPLPFEGEEERLMQAKEREVARLSEAIATLKDELRDVGGATLRQRPTLTTADLPGIVVDDSEAQKVGFWKESKLYPPYINGGYCHDHNEGKGEKTLTFTPKLPVAGRYEVRLAYIAGPGRAERIPATIFHADGEELVYFKQATESLKGLQFVSLGTYRFEKTGQNFVMLSNAGAEGYVTADAIQFVPADADMPEMPSAIASEAESQIKGRMDELQKELKAVQKEGPTRMEAMTVLEDEKPEDAPIHIRGNIRNLGAKVPRGFIQVAMTPDTPAIPKEQSGRLQLAQWMTSPEHPLTARVFVNRVWHWLFGAGLVRTTDNFGITGELPSHPELLDYLAVKFMEDGWNLKRLVKELVMTRTYRMRSDGAGLKDDPDNRLLAHMNRKRLDAECIRDTMLVASGTLDSGWAGPNVTDAKAVNANDSKVQNLEYNFTFSDSRRSVYTAAFRNVRHPLFEVFDFADINQPIAQRTTSTIAPQALYLMNHPQVIEMARSTAAMVMNQDNDQGIRQAYRLSLSREPAPKELALATDYLEASISGNATDEERQDAWARLVQTLWATAEFRFLQ, from the coding sequence ATGCTGAATGCCATTCCGCGAACCCTTCGTTGGCTCTTGCCGTTGCTTCCAGCCGCAGGTTTTGGCGCGGTGGCTGAACCAGCTGATTTTTTCGAAAAGCGCATTCGCCCGCTGCTGCTGGAGCATTGCATGGAGTGCCACGGTGCGGAGAAACAAAAGGGCAGTCTTCGTCTGGATCACCGAGCGGGCTGGGAAACTGGAGGGGACTCGGGGCCAAGCATCGTGCCAGGCAGGCTCGACGAGAGTCTTCTCTGGAAAGCGGTGAGTTATGCCGACCGCGATCTCAAGATGCCACCCAAACAAAAGCTGCCTGAGTCTGCCCTACAGGATCTGAAGGCGTGGATCAGCAGCGGGGCTCACGACCCACGAGATCAGGCCCCTGAAGCCAGTGGTGCCTACAGCAGCCCGAAGGCTGATGGCAGCTTCTGGTCCTTCCAATCGCCGAAGGTCACGCAGCCACCTCCCGTTCAACAGCGGAAGTGGCCAGCAAACACCATTGATCAATTCATCTTGGCTCGGCTGGAACGTGCGGGTGGACAACCGGAAGAGCAAGCTCCTTCATCCGTCTTGGTGCGCCGTTTGGCATTCGATCTGACCGGCCTCCCTCCTGAAAGGGTCTCGACCCAAGATCTCAGCGATGCCGAGTATGAAGCTATGGTAGATTCCTTGTTAGCCTCGCCTGCTTTTGCGGAACGCTGGGCTTCGCATTTCATGGATATCACCCGCTTTGCGGAATCCTCGGGTGGAGGACGTTCGCTGCCTTTTAAGGATGCTTGGCGTTTTCGTGATTATCTGCTGGAGACTCTGCAAGCCGATGTGCCGGTTGATCGCATGATCATGCAGATGATTGCGGGGGATCTGCTTCCAGCCAAGACCGCTTCAGAGCGCCGCCAAAATTTAACCGCGACTGGCTTCCTCGCACTAGGCCCAACCAACTATGAGGAGCAGGACAAGCAAATGCTGCGGATGGATATCGTGGACGAGCAGCTTGATACGCTGGGCAAGTCTTTCATGGGGATGACCATCGGCTGCGCACGCTGTCATGATCACAAGTTCGACCCCATCTCCACTCGGGACTACTACGCGCTGGCGGGCATCATGCGGAGCACGAAGACGCTCAAAAACTACACGGACAATGTCGCCCATTGGATTGACACTCCCCTGCCCTTCGAGGGAGAGGAAGAGCGCCTCATGCAAGCAAAGGAGCGAGAAGTAGCCCGCCTATCCGAGGCCATCGCCACACTGAAAGATGAGCTGCGCGATGTGGGAGGAGCGACTTTGCGCCAACGACCAACGCTGACGACAGCAGACTTGCCCGGCATCGTTGTGGACGACAGTGAAGCGCAAAAAGTGGGCTTCTGGAAAGAGAGCAAACTTTACCCGCCTTACATCAATGGTGGTTACTGCCACGATCACAATGAAGGCAAAGGTGAGAAAACACTGACCTTCACGCCCAAGCTGCCAGTTGCAGGTCGTTACGAAGTGCGACTGGCCTACATCGCGGGTCCTGGCCGTGCAGAGCGTATCCCTGCGACCATCTTCCACGCGGATGGTGAAGAGCTGGTTTATTTCAAACAAGCCACCGAGAGTCTGAAAGGATTGCAGTTCGTTTCTCTCGGCACCTACCGGTTTGAAAAGACCGGGCAAAACTTTGTGATGCTTTCCAATGCCGGGGCTGAAGGTTATGTCACGGCTGATGCTATCCAATTTGTCCCGGCTGACGCAGATATGCCTGAAATGCCTTCCGCTATAGCAAGCGAGGCCGAGAGCCAAATCAAAGGCCGAATGGATGAGCTGCAGAAGGAATTGAAAGCCGTCCAGAAGGAAGGACCGACGCGCATGGAAGCGATGACGGTTCTTGAGGATGAAAAGCCGGAGGACGCGCCTATCCATATCCGTGGCAATATCCGTAACCTCGGAGCCAAGGTGCCTCGCGGTTTCATCCAAGTGGCAATGACGCCGGACACACCCGCCATTCCGAAAGAACAAAGCGGACGCCTACAACTGGCTCAGTGGATGACCAGTCCAGAGCATCCCCTCACGGCTAGAGTGTTTGTCAATCGCGTCTGGCATTGGCTCTTCGGGGCGGGCCTTGTGCGCACCACCGATAATTTTGGCATCACTGGAGAGCTTCCTTCCCATCCTGAACTGCTGGACTACCTTGCTGTGAAGTTCATGGAGGACGGGTGGAATCTGAAGCGATTGGTTAAAGAATTGGTCATGACCCGCACCTATCGCATGCGCAGTGACGGTGCCGGACTGAAGGATGATCCTGACAATCGTCTTCTCGCACACATGAACCGCAAACGCCTGGACGCTGAATGCATTCGAGACACCATGTTGGTCGCCTCGGGCACTTTGGATTCCGGCTGGGCTGGTCCGAATGTTACCGATGCCAAGGCCGTCAATGCCAACGATTCCAAGGTTCAAAATCTCGAATACAACTTCACGTTCAGCGACAGTCGCCGCAGCGTTTACACCGCCGCTTTCCGAAATGTCCGTCACCCTCTGTTTGAGGTCTTCGACTTCGCTGACATCAATCAACCCATTGCTCAGCGAACGACCAGCACCATCGCGCCTCAGGCTTTGTATCTCATGAATCACCCCCAAGTGATCGAGATGGCACGCAGCACGGCGGCAATGGTCATGAATCAGGATAACGATCAAGGGATTCGTCAGGCTTATCGCCTGAGTCTCAGCCGCGAGCCAGCCCCCAAGGAACTCGCGCTTGCTACGGATTACTTGGAAGCCTCCATTTCTGGCAATGCCACGGACGAAGAAAGGCAGGATGCTTGGGCACGTTTGGTGCAGACTCTCTGGGCAACTGCGGAGTTCCGTTTTCTTCAATAA
- the thrS gene encoding threonine--tRNA ligase, whose translation MSTERKTLEERAQMSDIERLRHSCAHVMATAILRLWPDAQFAYGPPIENGFYYDFKMEHRITPDDFEKIEAEMKKISKENQKFEWKGVSREEAKALAESGRLGGLTERPGNPSIFKLDLIDKIPEGEQISCFQNGDFIDLCAGPHVGYSGKCKYVKLTSVSSSFYMGDESKGQLQRLYGTAFPSKEELDAYFVRLEEAKKRDHRRLGKELKLFHIDEDVGQGLILWTPNGAVLRQELQNFIGEELRKQGYSQVFTPHIGKLALYKTSGHFPYYKEAQFPAIIEQDQLEKIAHEGCSCAEMTSRLDAVSAQFAHQINERTGREVIGQDRVMDAEKLLDGFLLKPMNCPHHIKIFASQPRSYRDLPVRLAEFGTVYRWEQSGELNGMTRVRGFTQDDAHLFCTEDQVAAEVLGCLSLVKIVLNTLGMTDYRVRVGLRDPDSGKYTGNPEQWDRAETACREAAKTLGVPFTEEPGEAAFYGPKIDFVVKDVIGREWQLGTVQVDYQLPIRFDLSYIGPDNKPHRPVMIHRAPFGSMERFTGVLIEHFAGHFPAWLAPEQVRVLTISEKVDAFAAEVFAKLKDAGLRVTLNNDADKIGAKIRNAQLDKVPYMLVLGEKEAAAASVAVRHSKRGDLGVKSVDDFLAEITAEVKERKL comes from the coding sequence ATGTCAACCGAACGCAAGACCCTAGAAGAACGCGCCCAGATGTCCGACATCGAGCGCCTGCGCCACTCCTGTGCTCACGTGATGGCCACAGCGATCCTGCGCCTCTGGCCCGATGCGCAGTTCGCCTACGGACCGCCGATCGAGAATGGCTTTTATTATGACTTCAAGATGGAGCACCGGATCACCCCCGATGATTTCGAGAAGATCGAGGCGGAGATGAAAAAGATCTCCAAGGAGAATCAGAAATTTGAATGGAAGGGGGTTTCCCGTGAAGAAGCGAAGGCTCTGGCGGAGAGCGGTCGTCTCGGGGGTCTCACGGAGCGTCCTGGCAATCCCAGTATCTTCAAGCTGGATCTCATCGACAAAATCCCCGAAGGCGAACAGATCTCCTGCTTCCAGAACGGTGACTTCATTGACCTCTGCGCAGGTCCTCACGTCGGTTACAGCGGCAAGTGCAAGTATGTGAAACTGACCTCGGTTTCCTCGTCTTTCTACATGGGCGATGAGTCGAAGGGGCAGCTGCAACGCCTCTATGGCACCGCTTTCCCGAGCAAGGAGGAACTGGACGCTTACTTTGTGCGTCTGGAGGAAGCGAAGAAGCGCGACCACCGCCGCCTGGGCAAGGAACTGAAGCTTTTCCACATCGATGAAGATGTGGGCCAGGGCCTGATTCTGTGGACACCGAATGGTGCGGTGCTGCGCCAGGAGCTGCAAAATTTCATCGGCGAGGAACTGCGCAAGCAGGGCTACAGCCAGGTCTTCACGCCGCACATTGGCAAGCTGGCGCTGTATAAAACCAGCGGTCACTTCCCCTATTATAAAGAGGCTCAGTTCCCGGCCATCATCGAGCAAGATCAGCTTGAGAAGATCGCACATGAGGGCTGCTCCTGCGCGGAGATGACCTCCCGCCTGGATGCAGTGTCGGCCCAATTTGCCCATCAGATCAATGAGCGCACGGGGCGTGAAGTGATCGGCCAAGATCGGGTGATGGATGCGGAGAAGCTGCTGGACGGCTTCCTGCTGAAGCCGATGAACTGCCCGCACCACATCAAAATCTTTGCCAGCCAGCCGCGCAGTTATCGGGATCTGCCCGTGCGCTTGGCCGAGTTCGGCACGGTGTATCGCTGGGAGCAGAGTGGTGAGCTGAATGGAATGACCCGCGTGCGTGGTTTTACCCAGGATGACGCGCACCTTTTCTGCACGGAAGATCAGGTGGCGGCCGAGGTGCTGGGCTGTCTGTCGCTGGTGAAGATCGTGCTCAATACACTGGGCATGACGGACTACCGCGTGCGTGTGGGTCTGCGTGATCCTGACAGCGGCAAATACACGGGTAACCCTGAGCAGTGGGATCGTGCAGAAACGGCCTGCCGTGAGGCGGCGAAGACGCTGGGGGTGCCCTTCACGGAAGAGCCCGGTGAAGCCGCCTTCTACGGACCGAAGATTGACTTCGTGGTGAAGGACGTGATCGGTCGTGAATGGCAGCTCGGCACCGTGCAGGTGGACTACCAGTTGCCGATCCGCTTTGACCTGAGCTACATCGGCCCTGATAACAAGCCGCACCGTCCGGTGATGATTCACCGTGCGCCGTTTGGCAGCATGGAGCGCTTCACGGGCGTGTTGATCGAGCACTTTGCCGGTCACTTCCCAGCCTGGCTGGCTCCTGAACAGGTGCGCGTGCTGACCATCAGCGAGAAGGTGGATGCCTTTGCGGCGGAAGTCTTTGCCAAGCTGAAGGACGCGGGCCTGCGGGTGACGCTGAACAATGACGCGGATAAGATCGGTGCGAAGATCCGTAACGCGCAGCTGGATAAGGTGCCTTACATGCTGGTGCTGGGTGAGAAAGAAGCCGCGGCCGCCAGCGTGGCCGTGCGCCACAGCAAGCGTGGTGACCTGGGCGTGAAGTCCGTGGATGACTTCCTGGCTGAGATCACGGCTGAAGTGAAAGAGCGGAAGCTGTAA
- the vccD gene encoding Verru_Chthon cassette protein D, with protein MKSSLFSLHHQSQRSKAFTLLESLCVILILSLLLALAAPPMLSIIRASRLTAAGEFLTGKLVEAQGLAITFSSDVELRFYKAPSAVTADGRSGQAVQLFHWVEGDADASSTEEETSHAATQLEKIGPRETLPDGIALSENPDFSSVWTLPSEEELAADGSREYVAIRFRPDGSTDLPEVGVWHFTLIEHPAVSSEKLPANFYTVQIDPVTAKLEVYRPE; from the coding sequence ATGAAGAGTTCACTTTTTTCACTGCATCACCAATCTCAACGCAGCAAGGCTTTCACCTTGCTCGAAAGTCTGTGTGTCATTCTCATTCTGAGTCTTCTTCTGGCCTTGGCTGCACCACCGATGCTAAGCATCATCAGAGCTAGCCGACTGACAGCTGCGGGCGAGTTTTTAACAGGCAAACTGGTGGAGGCACAAGGGCTGGCGATCACCTTTTCCTCTGATGTGGAACTGCGTTTTTATAAAGCACCTTCAGCGGTCACAGCGGATGGTCGTTCGGGGCAGGCCGTGCAGCTTTTTCATTGGGTCGAAGGTGACGCGGATGCTTCTTCAACAGAGGAGGAGACCTCTCATGCCGCAACCCAACTCGAAAAAATAGGGCCGCGTGAAACTTTGCCGGACGGCATCGCTCTCAGTGAAAATCCAGATTTTTCCAGTGTATGGACCTTGCCTTCCGAGGAAGAGTTAGCGGCCGATGGATCGCGTGAGTATGTGGCCATTCGGTTCAGACCTGATGGTTCCACAGATCTTCCTGAGGTGGGAGTTTGGCATTTCACGCTCATCGAGCATCCAGCCGTTTCCTCTGAAAAGCTCCCTGCCAATTTCTACACCGTTCAAATCGATCCTGTGACAGCTAAACTGGAGGTGTATCGGCCTGAGTGA
- a CDS encoding cysteine peptidase family C39 domain-containing protein, which translates to MNPNWFGIFCGLGAMVAFFLTYLTAWRRPLETRKRWVWLMLLLMLPGMSFTLYYTHWIHVPGWYYEFRSWPLTELWLVVTGGALGLLATFKHSVIRMLALLLTVLLSTAPFIKPFLAPFHDGAFKDLWDGAVCRQSTYSTCGAAAAASLLQHHGITVREETLAKEAHSYQGGTEIWYLARSLNKRGLTTHMNTREGLPDFLQEQENPSLLPAIVGVRFGQTGHFIAVLSRQGDQFHVGDPLRGSELLSREEFIHRYQFTGFYMTARPRT; encoded by the coding sequence ATGAATCCCAATTGGTTCGGCATCTTCTGTGGCCTCGGCGCAATGGTTGCCTTTTTCCTCACCTACCTGACTGCGTGGAGGCGGCCCTTAGAGACTCGCAAACGCTGGGTATGGCTAATGCTCCTACTCATGCTCCCGGGCATGAGCTTCACCCTTTATTACACCCATTGGATCCATGTGCCCGGCTGGTATTATGAGTTTCGCTCGTGGCCCTTGACCGAACTTTGGTTAGTCGTCACAGGAGGAGCTCTCGGCCTCTTAGCCACCTTCAAGCATTCGGTCATCCGTATGCTTGCTTTGCTACTCACAGTGCTGTTGAGCACAGCGCCTTTCATCAAACCCTTTTTAGCTCCCTTTCATGACGGAGCCTTCAAAGATCTCTGGGACGGAGCCGTCTGCCGGCAGAGCACCTACTCCACCTGCGGGGCCGCGGCGGCCGCCAGTCTCCTACAACATCACGGCATAACGGTCCGTGAAGAAACCCTGGCAAAAGAAGCCCACTCCTATCAGGGTGGCACCGAGATTTGGTATTTGGCTCGATCTTTAAACAAACGTGGCCTAACCACGCACATGAATACCCGTGAAGGTTTACCCGACTTCCTTCAAGAACAGGAAAATCCCTCTCTGCTTCCAGCCATTGTCGGAGTTCGTTTTGGTCAGACCGGTCATTTCATCGCCGTGCTTTCTAGGCAAGGCGATCAATTCCACGTTGGAGACCCATTGCGTGGCAGTGAACTCCTCTCACGGGAAGAATTCATTCATCGTTATCAATTCACAGGTTTCTACATGACGGCCAGGCCACGTACATAG
- the obgE gene encoding GTPase ObgE has product MFVDQIKVYARAGKGGDGSMHFHRGKFRPKGGPDGGDGGRGGDVILKVDSSTNTLRQFFFNAKLIAQDGHKGGGNLCTGQSADNEIFKVPSGTVVSKIIEEEDPETGDIVTRYEPFADLTDVGQEFVLCKGGKGGKGNVHFKTSTHQAPREFTPGDEGEEGFFHFELRSIADAGFVGFPNAGKSTLLSKLSAARPKIANYPFTTLQPMVGVIHFGDHRRGTLADIPGLIKGAHQNIGLGHDFLRHIMRCRILLFVVDAAGTEGRDPVADLEIVRKEVSLYSKELSKRPWFILANKIDVEGAEENVERIKDRFKRVKIFPISAESEQGLDKLRAFLDKKIGQTFEVLK; this is encoded by the coding sequence ATGTTTGTCGACCAAATCAAAGTTTACGCTCGCGCTGGCAAAGGCGGGGATGGAAGCATGCACTTTCATCGCGGTAAGTTTCGTCCCAAAGGCGGCCCGGATGGCGGTGATGGAGGGCGCGGAGGGGATGTGATTCTCAAGGTGGACTCCAGCACGAACACGCTGCGGCAGTTTTTCTTCAATGCCAAGCTGATCGCCCAAGACGGTCATAAAGGCGGGGGCAATCTTTGCACCGGCCAGAGCGCGGATAATGAGATTTTCAAGGTCCCAAGCGGAACCGTCGTCTCCAAGATCATTGAGGAAGAGGATCCTGAGACGGGCGACATCGTCACTCGTTATGAGCCATTTGCAGATCTAACCGATGTAGGTCAGGAATTTGTGCTCTGCAAAGGTGGCAAGGGTGGCAAAGGCAACGTGCATTTTAAAACGAGCACCCACCAAGCGCCCCGTGAATTCACTCCTGGAGATGAAGGGGAAGAAGGTTTTTTCCATTTTGAACTCCGAAGCATTGCTGATGCTGGATTTGTCGGTTTTCCGAATGCAGGCAAATCCACCCTGCTGTCCAAACTGAGCGCGGCTCGCCCCAAGATTGCCAATTATCCGTTCACCACTCTACAACCGATGGTGGGAGTGATCCATTTTGGCGACCATCGTCGCGGCACCTTGGCGGATATCCCTGGCCTAATCAAGGGAGCTCACCAGAACATAGGACTGGGACATGATTTCCTGCGCCACATCATGCGCTGCCGCATTCTTCTCTTCGTGGTGGACGCCGCTGGCACTGAAGGGCGGGACCCCGTGGCGGACCTGGAAATCGTGCGCAAAGAGGTCTCTCTTTATTCCAAAGAGCTGTCTAAACGCCCCTGGTTTATCTTGGCTAATAAGATCGATGTTGAGGGGGCTGAAGAGAACGTGGAGCGGATCAAAGACCGCTTCAAACGAGTGAAGATCTTCCCAATCTCCGCCGAATCCGAGCAGGGGCTGGATAAATTGCGGGCATTTCTCGATAAAAAAATCGGGCAGACTTTTGAGGTTCTTAAATAA